A DNA window from Pyrus communis chromosome 3, drPyrComm1.1, whole genome shotgun sequence contains the following coding sequences:
- the LOC137728731 gene encoding chromatin remodeling protein EBS-like, with product MAKTRPGKKESRDADSYTIRGTNKIVRAGDTVLMRPSDTGKPPYVARIEKIEGESRGGMKVRVRWYYRPEESIGGRRQFHGSKELFLSDHYDVQSAHTIEGKCTVHSFKNYTKLENVGAEDYYCRFEYKAATGAFSPDRVAVYCKCEMPYNPDDLMVQCEECKDWYHPACVGMTIVEAKKLESFLCSECLAEEDEKNPQNAVPAAVAELEPKRQKK from the exons ATGGCCAAAACCAGACCAGGAAAAAAGGAGTCAAGGGACGCGGACTCTTACACTATCAGGGGCACCAACAAAATCGTCAGAg CTGGGGATACAGTCCTGATGCGCCCGTCGGACACCGGAAAGCCGCCATACGTGGCGCGCATCGAGAAGATCGAAGGTGAAAGCCGGGGCGGCATGAAAGTGAGAGTGAGGTGGTATTACAGGCCGGAGGAGTCGATTGGAGGACGGAGGCAGTTCCATGGATCCAAAGAGTTGTTCTTGTCTGACCACTATGATGTGCAGAGCGCTCACACCATTGAAGGCAAGTGTACGGTGCACTCCTTCAAGAACTACACGAAGCTGGAGAATGTTGGAGCTGAGGATTACTACTGTAGATTTGAGTACAAAGCTGCTACTGGAGCGTTCTCGCCCGACCGAGTTGCTGT GTATTGCAAGTGTGAGATGCCATATAACCCGGATGACCTCATGGTGCAATGTGAGGAGTGCAAGGACTG GTACCATCCTGCTTGTGTGGGAATGACTATTGTGGAAGCAAAAAAACTGGAAAGCTTTTTGTGTTCCGAGTGTTTAGCTGAAGAGGACGAGAAAAATCCCCAGAATGCAGTTCCAGCAGCTGTTGCGGAG CTCGAGCCCAAGCGCCAGAAGAAATAA
- the LOC137729537 gene encoding uncharacterized protein: MALLVSRRLLRTFGSVLASGRCDSPSNLCPSSFRASLDFCGHVPGVILLSGELSTVSKAGSFFLANRRLSTSNPTPESSGGAFPSNLLSARPVDASDRSIGLGQDLVIPVTNFHYEDKGFTVLAGDVFDVPIRKDIIHRVVLWQLAKRQQGTHSTKTISEVSGTGRKPWNQKGTGRARHGTLRGPQFRGGCTMHGPKPRSHEFKLNKKVRRLGLKIALTARAAEGKLLVFEDFEVPTHKTKNVVNYVQQMEGSKKFLLVDGTKTEDGKQMLPEKLKLATQNLHYVNVLPAVGLNVYSILQHDTLVMTQAAVNEIVERMHTPINR, translated from the exons ATGGCCTTGTTGGTGTCCAGAAGGCTTTTGCGTACTTTTGGGTCTGTATTAGCATCGGGCCGCTGTGACTCTCCAAGTAATTTATGTCCATCATCATTTCGTGCTTCTCTCG ATTTTTGCGGCCATGTTCCCGGGGTTATCTTACTTTCTGGAGAATTGTCAACTGTTTCCAAG GCTGGATCATTTTTTCTAGCAAATCGAAGGCTTTCAACCTCCAACCCGACTCCCGAATCAAGTGGAGGTGCCTTTCCCTCTAATTTATTGTCAGCAAGGCCCGTCGATGCATCAGACCGTTCTATAG GACTCGGTCAAGACCTTGTGATTCCAGTGACAAATTTTCATTATGAAGATAAAGGCTTCACAGTTTTGGCTGGTGATGTTTTCGATGTGCCTATTAGGAAGGATATTATTCATCGGGTTGTACTATGGCAGCTAGCAAAACGGCAACAG GGAACACATTCAACAAAAACTATTAGTGAGGTTAGTGGGACTGGCAGAAAGCCATGGAATCAGAAGGGTACTGGTCGAGCAAGGCACGGAACATTACGTGGCCCCCAG TTCCGAGGAGGATGCACAATGCATGGTCCTAAGCCACGAAGCCATGAATTTAAGCTGAATAAGAAGGTTCGGCGTCTAGGACTAAAGATTGCTCTGACAGCTCGGGCAGCAGAGGGAAAG CTTCTGGTTTTTGAAGATTTTGAGGTCCCTACGCATAAAACCAAGAATGTTGTGAACTACGTCCAACAAATGGAGGGCTCCAAGAAATTTCTGCTGGTGGATGGTACCAAAACTGAGGATGGTAAACAAATGTTACCTGAAAAGCTCAAGTTGGCTACACAAAATTTGCATTACGTGAACGTGCTGCCTGCAGTA GGTTTGAACGTCTACAGCATCCTGCAGCATGACACACTGGTGATGACCCAAGCTGCTGTAAATGAAATTGTCGAGCGGATGCACACCCCAATCAACCGTTGA